The DNA region CATCTTTTCTGGTTCTTCGGCCATCCGGAAGTCTACATTGTCGCTGTGCCGGCCTTCGGTATCGTCTCCGACTTGATCAGTACCCATGCGCGCAAGAACATCTTCGGCTACCGGATGATGGTGTGGGCGATCGTTTCGATCGGCGCGCTGAGCTTCGTGGTGTGGGGGCACCACATGTATGTCAGCGGGATGAACCCGCAATTCGGGTTCTTCTTTGCGGTGACGACGCTCATCATCGCCGTCCCAACCGCCATCAAGGTGTATAATTGGGTGCTGACGCTTTGGCGGGCCGACATCCACCTCGAGGTGCCGATGCTGTTCGCCCTGGCCTTCGTCATCACCTTCGTGATCGGCGGAGTCACGGGCCTGTTTCTCGGCAATGTCTCGGTCGATGTTCCGCTATCGGCGACCCTGTTCGTGGTCGCGCATTTCCATATGGTGATGGGGGTCGCGCCGATCCTCGTGGTCTTCGGGGGAATCTATCAGTGGTACCCGAAGGTCACCGGGCGCATGCTCGACGACACTCTGGGCCGGATCCATTTCTGGGTCACCTTCCTCGGGACCTATGCGATCTTCTTCCCCATGCACTATCTCGGCCTGATCGGCATGCCGCGCCGCTATTACGAATTGGGGGATACGGCCTTCATCCCGCCTTCGGCCGCCACGCTCAACGCCTTCATCACGATCGCGGCGCTTATCGTGGGCGCGGCGCAGATGGCCTTCCTGTTCAACCTGATATGGAGCTTGTTCAAGGGCAGGGAGGCGGGGGGCAATCCCTGGAGAGCCACCACGCTCGAATGGCAGACGCCCGAAACTCCGCCGGGACATGGCAATTGGGGCAAGGACCTGCCGATCGTCTATCGCTGGGCTTACGACTATAGCGTGCCGGGCGCCAAGGAGGATTTCGTGCCGCAGAACCAGCCTCCGCGGGCGGTTCCTGACGCGATCGCGGCTGCATCATGAGCATCACCATCCTGTTCCTCGTGGTGATCGCGTCGATCGCTGGATGGTTCCTGGCGCATCAGAGGCTGACGGCGAAGCCCTGGTTGGAGGTGGGCGCGATCGGCGACGTCCCGGGGACGGGCGCATCGCCCACGCCCGCAGCGAAGATCGGGCTGGGCGTGCTTCTCGCCGTCATCGGCTGCCTCTTCGCGCTCCTGATCAGCGCCTATTTCATGCGGGCGGACATGGCGGATTGGAAGCCGTTGCCCGCGCCGCGGCTCTTATGGCTCAATACGGTGCTTCTGGCGTTCAGCAGCGCCGCGCTGCTATGGGCGCAGATCGGCGCCAAAAGGGGATCGATGGAGGATGTCAGATCAGGCCTCCTCGCAGGCGGGATGTGCACCTTGGCATTCGTCGCCGGGCAGCTATTGGCATGGCGGCAGCTGAACGCCGCGGGCTATTTCCTGGCGTCGAACCCGGCGAACGCCTTCTTCTATCTGCTCACCGGAGTGCATGGTCTGCATATTTTGGGTGGGCTCGTGGCCCTGGGCAGGACCACCGACAAGGTCTGGCGAGGCGTTGCGATGAGCGAGCTGCGCTCGAGCATCGAACTCTGCGCCATCTATTGGCATTTCCTGCTCTTCGTGTGGCTCGCTCTGTTCGCTCTGCTCACGGGCTTTGCGGGCGACGTCCTCGTCATCTGTCGCGCATTGCTGAGCTGACGATGGCAAGCAGCCGGGAGGACCATGGTGATGACGACGGATGTCGAGCTGGCGAATAGGGGAGTGTCACTGATCCGACCGCCGGGCCTGCGCGGCATCGCCGCCGACTGGTCCGCGGACCAGCGCGCCTTCAAGAGCGCCTCCTGGGGGAAGGCCATGATGTGGATCTTCCTCCTGAGCGACACTTTCATCTTCAGCTGCTTCCTGCTCTCCTACATGACGGTGCGGATGTCGACGACGGTGCCGTGGCCGAATCCGAGCGAGGTCTTCGCCCTGACGATCGGCGGCACGAAAATTCCGCTCATCTTGATCGCCATCATGACCTTCATCTTGATCAGCAGCAGCGGCACGATGGCCATGGCGGTCAATTTCGGCTACCGGCGCGATCGCCGGAAGAGCGCCCTGCTGATGCTGGCGACGGCGGCTTTCGGCGCCACCTTCGTCGGCATGCAGGCCTTCGAATGGACCAAGCTGATCAGGGAAGGGGTGAGGCCCTGGGGCAATCCCTGGGGCGCCGATCAATTCGGCTCATCCTTCTTCATGATCACGGGCTTTCACGGCACCCATGTCACGATCGGGGTCATTTTCCTGATCATCATGTCGCGCAAGGTCTTGCGCGGCGATTTCGACCGCGCGCGACGGGGTTTCTTCACCAGCAGAAAGGGCCGCTACGAGAATGTCGAGATCATGGGCCTCTATTGGCATTTCGTCGATCTCGTCTGGGTGTTCATCTTCGCGCTGTTTTACCTGTGGTGAGGCAAGACATGGCACAGACAAGCGTAGGGCTGGGGACGGCAAGCGGAAGCGCTGGGATCGAGGCGCCACGGCCGAGCGCCCATGCCGAGGGGCAACAGCATCCGATCAAGCTCTATCTCCTCGTCTGGGGATGGCTTTTCGTGCTGAGCACATGCTCCTACCTCGTCGATTATTTCGGCCTGCACGGTTACGTCAGATGGTTCCTGATCCTGCTGTTCATGATCGTGAAGGCAGGCCTGATCGTCGGCGTCTTCATGCATATGGCCTGGGAGCGGCTCGCGCTCGTCTACGCCATTCTGGTTCCGCCGGTCGCTGTGCTGGTCTTTGTGGCGATCATGGTGTTCGAGTCGAACTACACCCATTTCAGCCGGATTATTTTCTTCGGACCGGGGACATAGCCGCGATCGCTCGCACTCCGCATCTCAGCTCGGGGCTTCCGGCGCAGGCCGTGCTCCGGCTGCTGGATGTCGGCGCCGCCGCTTAGAGCGAGATGCCTCCGGATCGAAACGGCGAGCGCCGGCTATCTCTTTGTTTTAGCGTATAATATTATCCGAAAAGTGGGGCCACTTTTCGGGATCAGGCGCTGGCCGAAACATGCTCCGGTCGAATGCGCGCCCATGCCTCAGGCGGCCGGAGCGGGCAGGCCCGGTCCCACGATCTTTCGATAGAGATGCCAGGTCGAATGTCCGAGCACCGGCATCACGATCGCGAGGCCGACCAGCAAGGTCACGAAGCCCATCACCAAGAGGGCCGTGACGATCAACCCCCACAACGCCATCATGACCGGGTTCGTGAGCACTGCGTTGATCGAGGTTTGGATCGCGGCGGCCGCGCCCACATCGCGGTCGATGAGCAAGGGAAAGGAGACGACGCTGATGCTCAGCACCGCCACGGCAAAGACGAAGCCGGTCGCATTGCCCAGAACGGCGAGGGCCCAGCCATGGGGTGTCGTGAGGACCTCCTGGAGGAAAGACCAGTAGGATTCTGGCGGATCCTCGCCGAAGAGCCGCCCGTAGAGAATCTCTGCCGTCGTCAGCCAGCAGAGAAAGATTATCGTCAGCAGGATCCCGAGCGCGAGGATCGAAGGGATCGCGGGCGACCACAAGACGTCGAAAGCATGCCGCCAGCTGGTGTCCAGGCCCAGCTCCCGGCGGCGGCTTATCTCGTATAGGCCGATGGCCGCAAAGGGGCCGAGCAGGGCGAAGCCCGATGCCAGCGGATAGAGCAGATAGAACGCGTTGGTCGTTGCGAGAACGACGCAGGCGACGGGATAGATGAGGCACAGGAAAATAAGGTGCGATGGCATCGCGAGGAAATCGTCGAAGCCCTTCTTCAAGGCATCCCGGAGGTCGGCGGGGCCGATCCGGCGTATGACGAGCTTTGTCGGGGTCTCGTCGGCACCAGCCATGATGTGCAGATTCGCCATAACGTTCCTCCCTCAACCGCCTTGCAGCGATCGCAAGTCACGATGGCGTCGTGCGTAGAACCATTGGTCACGCGCAACCGCGACCTCTTCATTTCATCATACACCTCCTCGGGGAATTTGTCGCCCCCGCGATCGCCTGTGTGGGTCAAGGATTGACCTTGGCGACGCCCATCTCCTGGAACAGCGTGAGATTGTCCTCAATATGCCAGTTGTCGGTGATGCGCCCGTTCTGGACCTTGACGAGATCGGTGGCGATGAAGGCGATCGGCTGCCCCTTGCCCTGCGTCTGGCCGAACCTGCCGGTGAAATGGCCGGTGAACCTCATGTGCACCGTCACGTAGTCGCCGGCGACGATCATCTGCTCCACCGTCACCTCGAGGTCGGGCACGGCGGCGCGAAACTGCCGCGAGGCGAAGGCTGGCCCCTCCGGTCCCTGGGGGCGGCCCGGCGGCAAGGTATGGTCGGTGAAGCTTCCCGCGATGGCCTGCTTCAGCAAGGCTTCGTCGCCCGTGTTCCAGAATTCGTAAAAGGCGCAGACCGCCTTCAGGGTTGCGTCGCGCTGCGCATCGGGGATCGTTGCGGCGACGACGAGGTCGTCGATCCTGACGCTGTCGGCGGCAAGGGCCGGTGCGGACAGCGACAGCGCCAATGCGGTGAAAATCCCGAGATTTGAAAGTCTATTCGTCATTGTTCTGCTCCCGATGTGCGGAGGGGCTGGAGGCGGTTCGCGCTTCGCGAAACACGAGCTCGAGAAGGATTCCCGTGGGCGTGCGGATGAAGAGGCGGCGCTCGCCAAGTTCCGGCAGCTCCATCCGCGAATAGGGGATACCGAGGTCGTCCAACTTGCGGCGCATGCCGTCATGGTCCGCGAGACGAAAGCCGACATGGTCGATGGTCTCGCCGGCGCGTGTCGCAGAACTGCCCTGGCCCGGAATGAGGTGCACGACAGGCTCGGCATTGGCGTAGAGCCAATAGCCGGGAAAGGGGAAGGCAGGCCGATAGCCCGGCCTCAGATCCAGCACGGATTCCAGGAAGGCGCGGGTGCCTTCGAGATCGTGCGTGCGCAGCGTGACGTGATCAAGCATCGCACCCTCCTTGTTGCTCCCTGCAATCTAGCCCCTCTCGATTTGGAATATTATCCTGTGCCAAATGGAGATACTCTCCACCAATCGGAAAGTATCGAGAGGCCGGCATGCTGGACGACATCACCGAGCTGCGCACCTTCGTCCGCATTGTCGGAGCGGGAAGTCTGTCCGCGGCCGGGCGCGAGATGGGCCTGGCGCTCAGCGTCGTCAGCAAGCGGCTTGCAACGCTTGAACGCCGGACCGAGGTGCGTCTCATCGCCCGCAGCACCCGCCGCCTAGCGCTGACTGAAGAGGGGCAGAATCTCTACGACAGAGCCCAGCGCATCTTGGCCGAGGTCGACGAAGCCGAGGCAGCGCTGACGCATGGACGCGTCGAACCGCAAGGCGTGTTGCGGGTGAGCGCGCCGGCGGCGCTCGGCCGCGCGCATGTCAGCCCCGTCTGTCGCGACCTCGTTCGCGCGCATCCGAAGGTCTCGGTCGACCTGACGCTCACCGATCGGCTGGTCGAGCTCATCGATGAGGGAATGGATGTTGTCGTTCGGATCGGCGCACCGAAGGACTCCGGCCTGGTCATGCGGAAGCTGGTCGACAACCACCGCATTGTCGTCGGTGCGCCGGAATATCTCGAACTCCGGGGCACTCCCACGGCGCCCGCGGAGCTGGAGGATCATGAGTGTCTGCAGTACCGCGGCGTCGGAACCCACTGGCGCCTGGTCGGTCCGGCCGGCGCGGCGCTCGAGGTCCGGATCGCTTCCCGCCTGCGGACCGACAGTGGCGAGGTCGCGCATGATTGGGCGCTCGCCGGCTGCGGTCTCATCCTGAAATCCTGGGTGGACGTGGAACCCGATCTGCGCGCCAACCGCCTCGTCCGTGTACTACCCAATTGGCGCAGCGATCCTGCGCCCGTTTGCGCCCTTTTCCCCGCGAGCCGCCAGGTCCCGACCCGCGTGCGTTTGTTCCTTGATGCCATGGCGGTCCGGCTGAACAGGTTTGCGGGCCGACATATCGACGCTGAATCGTGATCCGCGCGGACCGCCTGTATGAGCAGGATGTCGGCGAGACGATCGAAGCAGCCTCCTCGGCCGAAAGTTGCAGGCGACCACCCCTGGCCAAGCCGACCGGAAAGCTCGGCCAGGGGATTTGCGGGGCGTTCCTTGTGTAGTCCCGGCCTCGCCGGGAGTTACTTCGTCAGCCAGTGTGCGCGCAGTTCCTGGTTGAATTCCGCGGCGCGTTCTTCGGGGAAAAAGATCCGCGCGCCTTTCAGCTCGACGCGCTTGCGCGTGCCGGGAATGGCCTCGGCCAGCCAGCGCGACCAGCGAACGTCGAAATAGACGTCATCGGTCCCCCACACGATCAGCGTCGGCGCTTTCAGCTTCCGCAGCTGCGCTTCCACCGCCAGCGTGTGCTTGCAGTCGAAGGCGGCCAGAAAACGTTGAAAGTCAGAGGTGCGCTGCTCGGTGCGCAGCAATGGGCGCAGATAGGCTTCGATCGTTTCATCCGCCAATTTTTCGGGATGTTCGTAGGCGGGACCCAAGGCCTGAGCCGAGCGGAAAAAGTTCTTATCCGCCAGCATGGCGTCAAGCGCGCCCCGCAGGCCGCCGGCCGCCGCCATCTCGAGGAAGGGCTTGAACGCCTCCGGCGGCCAGTTGTCATGCGCGTCGCAGTCGGTGAGCGTGAGGCTTCTCACGCGCGAGGGATTGAGCGCCGCGAAGATCTGCGCGATGCCGCCGCCGCTGTCATTGCCGACGAGGTCCACCTCGCCGATCTGCAGAGCGTCGAGAAACTCCAGCAGCATCTTCGCATTCGCGGTCACCGACACGTCCTGGTCCGCCGCGATCTCCGTGTCCCCATGCGCCAGCAAGTCGACCGCGATGCAGCGACGCAAATCGGAGAGCTCCGCCAGCTGGTGCCGCCACAGATGGCCGTTGAGCAGCACGCCGTGCACGAACAGGGCTACCGGTCCGGCGCCCGCCTCGACGTAGCTGATGCGGCCAGAAGGCGTGGTGACGTTGCGTCGTGTTGCTGTCATTTGATCGGAGCGCATCGCTCAACCCTTCCTGTCGGGCTTCTTCACCGACGCCGAGGCATCGGCTTCCTTTAGCGACTGCGCGCATTCCTCGCAGCACACCTCCACAGTGTTCCCGCCGACCTTCACCTTGATGGGATTGGCGTCGAGCTCGCAGTCGCAAGCCGCGCACGTTCTTACGGTCATGATTTCGATCTCCTTGAAGGCCCGACATCCGGGCGGAGATAGAAAAAGCACTCCGGGATCGCAGCCGCTGTCAAAATCTTTAGCGATCTGCGTCAGCGCAGATGGACCGAGCGCTGAAACTCCGCCGGCGTGCGGCCATAGGCTTGCCGGAAGGCGGAGCTGAAATGGCTGTGGCTGGAAAAGCCCAGATCCATGCCCAAGGTGGTGAGGTCGTCATATTGGCCAAGCAGGTCGAGCGCGCGCGCCAGCCTCAGGCGCAGCTGGTAGCGGTAGAGCGGCATGGCCTCGACCTGCTGGAACACCTGCGTGAGATAGACGGGCGAGACGCCGACCTCCGCCGCGATCTCGGCTAAGGTCCAGCGCCGCGCCAGATCCGCCGACAGCACCAGCTTGGCGCGGTCCACCAGCTTCTGCCGGCCAAGGCTCGCGCCTGCCGCATGCGATGTCCGCTCGCCCAAAGCGCGCCGCACCAGCGTCAGCGCCAGGGTTTCCGCTTCCAGGGTTTCGGCGACCTTTCGGGTCAGGCTGTGCCGCAAGAGTGCAGCCAGCGCCTGCGCGCGCGGATCGATGCGCAGGCGATGCCGGCGAAACGCCAGCACACCGCCCTCGCGCATCTGCTGCTTCGGCGCCAGCTCGCGCAGCAAGGGCTCGCTGATCACGAGATCCAGGCTGGCGTCGCCGCCCTCGACGGGATGACTGACGCGATAACCTTCGCCCTTGTTGAAGAA from Rhizobiales bacterium GAS188 includes:
- a CDS encoding cytochrome c oxidase subunit 3; protein product: MSITILFLVVIASIAGWFLAHQRLTAKPWLEVGAIGDVPGTGASPTPAAKIGLGVLLAVIGCLFALLISAYFMRADMADWKPLPAPRLLWLNTVLLAFSSAALLWAQIGAKRGSMEDVRSGLLAGGMCTLAFVAGQLLAWRQLNAAGYFLASNPANAFFYLLTGVHGLHILGGLVALGRTTDKVWRGVAMSELRSSIELCAIYWHFLLFVWLALFALLTGFAGDVLVICRALLS
- a CDS encoding transcriptional regulator, LysR family, giving the protein MLDDITELRTFVRIVGAGSLSAAGREMGLALSVVSKRLATLERRTEVRLIARSTRRLALTEEGQNLYDRAQRILAEVDEAEAALTHGRVEPQGVLRVSAPAALGRAHVSPVCRDLVRAHPKVSVDLTLTDRLVELIDEGMDVVVRIGAPKDSGLVMRKLVDNHRIVVGAPEYLELRGTPTAPAELEDHECLQYRGVGTHWRLVGPAGAALEVRIASRLRTDSGEVAHDWALAGCGLILKSWVDVEPDLRANRLVRVLPNWRSDPAPVCALFPASRQVPTRVRLFLDAMAVRLNRFAGRHIDAES
- a CDS encoding Predicted ester cyclase — translated: MTNRLSNLGIFTALALSLSAPALAADSVRIDDLVVAATIPDAQRDATLKAVCAFYEFWNTGDEALLKQAIAGSFTDHTLPPGRPQGPEGPAFASRQFRAAVPDLEVTVEQMIVAGDYVTVHMRFTGHFTGRFGQTQGKGQPIAFIATDLVKVQNGRITDNWHIEDNLTLFQEMGVAKVNP
- a CDS encoding cytochrome c oxidase subunit 1 — protein: MVDVTYGPGDVVSPAEVEDVELYHPHSWLTRYVFSQDAKVIAIQYSMTALSIGVVALVLSWLMRLQLGFPGHFSFIDGSNYYQYITMHGMIMVVYLLTALFLGGFGNYLIPLMVGARDMAFPYVNMLSYWVYLLAVLVLVASFFVPGGPTGAGWTLYPPQAILPGTPGSEWGIILMLASLMLFIIGFTMGGLNYVVTVLQARTRGMTLMRLPLTVWGIFTATVMALLAFPGLFVACVMMLFDRVLGTSFFMPAIVQGGEQLKYAGGSPILFQHLFWFFGHPEVYIVAVPAFGIVSDLISTHARKNIFGYRMMVWAIVSIGALSFVVWGHHMYVSGMNPQFGFFFAVTTLIIAVPTAIKVYNWVLTLWRADIHLEVPMLFALAFVITFVIGGVTGLFLGNVSVDVPLSATLFVVAHFHMVMGVAPILVVFGGIYQWYPKVTGRMLDDTLGRIHFWVTFLGTYAIFFPMHYLGLIGMPRRYYELGDTAFIPPSAATLNAFITIAALIVGAAQMAFLFNLIWSLFKGREAGGNPWRATTLEWQTPETPPGHGNWGKDLPIVYRWAYDYSVPGAKEDFVPQNQPPRAVPDAIAAAS
- a CDS encoding cytochrome c oxidase subunit 3, translated to MTTDVELANRGVSLIRPPGLRGIAADWSADQRAFKSASWGKAMMWIFLLSDTFIFSCFLLSYMTVRMSTTVPWPNPSEVFALTIGGTKIPLILIAIMTFILISSSGTMAMAVNFGYRRDRRKSALLMLATAAFGATFVGMQAFEWTKLIREGVRPWGNPWGADQFGSSFFMITGFHGTHVTIGVIFLIIMSRKVLRGDFDRARRGFFTSRKGRYENVEIMGLYWHFVDLVWVFIFALFYLW
- a CDS encoding Pimeloyl-ACP methyl ester carboxylesterase, with the translated sequence MRSDQMTATRRNVTTPSGRISYVEAGAGPVALFVHGVLLNGHLWRHQLAELSDLRRCIAVDLLAHGDTEIAADQDVSVTANAKMLLEFLDALQIGEVDLVGNDSGGGIAQIFAALNPSRVRSLTLTDCDAHDNWPPEAFKPFLEMAAAGGLRGALDAMLADKNFFRSAQALGPAYEHPEKLADETIEAYLRPLLRTEQRTSDFQRFLAAFDCKHTLAVEAQLRKLKAPTLIVWGTDDVYFDVRWSRWLAEAIPGTRKRVELKGARIFFPEERAAEFNQELRAHWLTK
- a CDS encoding Catechol 2,3-dioxygenase, with product MLDHVTLRTHDLEGTRAFLESVLDLRPGYRPAFPFPGYWLYANAEPVVHLIPGQGSSATRAGETIDHVGFRLADHDGMRRKLDDLGIPYSRMELPELGERRLFIRTPTGILLELVFREARTASSPSAHREQNNDE
- a CDS encoding Cytochrome c oxidase subunit IV, which codes for MAQTSVGLGTASGSAGIEAPRPSAHAEGQQHPIKLYLLVWGWLFVLSTCSYLVDYFGLHGYVRWFLILLFMIVKAGLIVGVFMHMAWERLALVYAILVPPVAVLVFVAIMVFESNYTHFSRIIFFGPGT
- a CDS encoding Uncharacterized membrane protein, whose product is MANLHIMAGADETPTKLVIRRIGPADLRDALKKGFDDFLAMPSHLIFLCLIYPVACVVLATTNAFYLLYPLASGFALLGPFAAIGLYEISRRRELGLDTSWRHAFDVLWSPAIPSILALGILLTIIFLCWLTTAEILYGRLFGEDPPESYWSFLQEVLTTPHGWALAVLGNATGFVFAVAVLSISVVSFPLLIDRDVGAAAAIQTSINAVLTNPVMMALWGLIVTALLVMGFVTLLVGLAIVMPVLGHSTWHLYRKIVGPGLPAPAA
- a CDS encoding transcriptional regulator, AraC family, producing MSQSSVPQISVQLLLNTETATIRDIVCRGECRHKSVEECANATHLVFPYRGAYVRHLGRNDAVAEANQVLFFNKGEGYRVSHPVEGGDASLDLVISEPLLRELAPKQQMREGGVLAFRRHRLRIDPRAQALAALLRHSLTRKVAETLEAETLALTLVRRALGERTSHAAGASLGRQKLVDRAKLVLSADLARRWTLAEIAAEVGVSPVYLTQVFQQVEAMPLYRYQLRLRLARALDLLGQYDDLTTLGMDLGFSSHSHFSSAFRQAYGRTPAEFQRSVHLR